One Gloeobacter morelensis MG652769 DNA window includes the following coding sequences:
- a CDS encoding dockerin type I domain-containing protein, whose product MIRVLCLVGLALLAAAPAWAEGGDVNGDGRVDAGDIRLIDAYLEGSLLLQDEQIKAADADGDGKITATDREMLDRRLSGLAVTPAPAGRTASAAQNQRTAAPDTTGASIDLKSADSGVVVDKTTGRPLAGVEVSLPDEGVTVRTDSQGRFQLPKSSAGKILTAKASNYAPTAMASRGGGGFQLKLERLSPRLQVVDDGLVHLGDNSFGPGSANYAEFRQPAQGRSYTKTFALDRLPQRDMILRIGSLIGLDTPESVAAGQSQLPLYGTSSDGLRVYLNGSLIKQIFINGDNIPVTIPRWLLVRGNNELRLETHPVGGNRGGAVMSSRGFGGMLGGLFGFGGGMRFPIDSTPDYDDIEFAHLVLEDPSSNERPSRVEF is encoded by the coding sequence ATGATCCGCGTTCTGTGTTTGGTTGGTCTTGCCTTGCTCGCAGCCGCTCCGGCCTGGGCTGAAGGTGGCGACGTCAACGGCGACGGCCGCGTCGATGCGGGCGACATCCGCCTCATCGACGCGTACCTGGAAGGCTCGCTGCTGCTGCAGGACGAGCAGATCAAAGCCGCCGACGCCGACGGCGACGGCAAGATCACCGCCACCGACCGCGAGATGCTCGACAGGCGCCTTTCGGGCCTTGCGGTCACTCCCGCTCCAGCCGGTCGCACTGCGAGCGCGGCTCAAAACCAGAGGACCGCCGCCCCCGATACCACAGGCGCGTCTATCGATCTCAAAAGCGCCGACAGCGGCGTGGTGGTGGATAAGACCACCGGCAGGCCGCTTGCGGGTGTCGAAGTGTCACTCCCGGATGAGGGGGTGACCGTGCGCACCGATTCCCAGGGCCGCTTTCAACTGCCCAAATCGAGCGCCGGGAAAATTTTGACGGCAAAAGCCTCTAATTACGCTCCGACGGCGATGGCTTCGCGGGGGGGGGGCGGCTTTCAGCTCAAGCTCGAACGCTTGAGCCCCCGCCTGCAGGTAGTCGACGACGGCCTGGTGCACCTGGGCGACAACAGCTTCGGCCCCGGTTCGGCCAACTACGCCGAATTTCGCCAACCCGCCCAGGGCCGCAGCTACACCAAAACCTTTGCCCTCGATCGCCTCCCCCAGCGCGACATGATCCTGCGCATCGGCTCACTGATTGGTCTGGATACCCCCGAATCGGTAGCAGCCGGCCAATCGCAACTGCCCCTGTACGGCACTTCCAGCGACGGATTGCGCGTCTACCTCAACGGCAGCCTGATCAAACAGATCTTCATCAACGGCGACAACATCCCGGTCACCATTCCCCGCTGGCTTTTGGTGCGCGGCAACAACGAACTGCGCCTGGAGACCCATCCGGTGGGCGGCAACCGGGGTGGAGCGGTGATGAGCAGCCGGGGCTTCGGCGGTATGCTGGGCGGCCTGTTCGGTTTCGGGGGAGGCATGCGCTTCCCGAT